One genomic segment of Marinitoga piezophila KA3 includes these proteins:
- a CDS encoding GumC family protein → MRTEITLRDIINTLKRRFYILIIVFILVFWGVMYIYNILPKSYESYMEIELNLNQNNSSSQIESLFNLGGSNTELKAEIEKMKTDEILRNIVRDFNLVESKNKSRHIIDRLRGKIYYERDLIEILKDQLKIEPVEGTNILKISIQKSSPDYAKRFIDSWFKYYKLYRENYQKKVNAEKLEYLNPILKKVENDLDEISKKVLDFELKNKITENNPLMDKYYEIVKELYQYEEEKNTLDIKVKNFENVYLNIDPQMKEIYLTEKNQQIKNIKLELENTQYEYETVKILSPNSPKAIELKTKIDVLKAQLEKKLNVIINNKDIYLSSISPDLLSQYKELKYSYEVLDTRYQMLKNLEKDLSKKIIDQSPVMYEYLKLKKEQKILEEKYEIIKNTIEQITINNLLNTEKIKIINASFTPTRAIFPSFKMFFVGGFLFAFFIGSIVALRFELKDNKIHSLKDFEYNFKSPEVVINSQKDIHDISKYIYGLNKNNILILNTITKKDILEKIENMLNEELKILDYNFISISNLDISKIKELEKKINSENNIVFLKEFDKNDLAILSNKIDFVITIVSEKYSVIKNTDIAENSIIFFKKGILK, encoded by the coding sequence ATGAGAACTGAAATTACTTTACGAGATATTATTAATACATTAAAAAGACGATTTTATATTTTAATTATAGTTTTTATTTTAGTTTTTTGGGGAGTTATGTATATTTATAATATTCTCCCAAAATCATATGAATCATATATGGAAATTGAATTAAATTTAAATCAAAATAATTCTTCAAGTCAGATTGAATCTCTTTTTAATTTAGGAGGTTCTAATACTGAATTAAAAGCTGAAATTGAAAAAATGAAAACAGATGAAATTTTAAGAAATATTGTTAGAGATTTTAATTTAGTTGAATCAAAAAACAAATCGCGTCATATTATAGATAGGTTAAGAGGCAAGATATACTATGAAAGAGATTTAATAGAAATTCTTAAAGATCAATTGAAAATAGAGCCTGTTGAAGGAACAAATATTTTGAAAATCTCTATCCAAAAATCTTCTCCTGACTATGCAAAAAGGTTTATTGATTCATGGTTTAAATATTATAAATTATATAGAGAAAATTATCAAAAAAAGGTTAATGCTGAAAAACTTGAATATTTAAATCCTATTCTGAAAAAAGTTGAAAATGATTTAGATGAAATTTCCAAAAAGGTTTTAGATTTTGAATTAAAAAATAAAATTACAGAAAATAATCCTTTAATGGATAAGTATTATGAAATAGTGAAAGAATTATATCAGTATGAAGAAGAAAAAAATACTTTAGATATTAAAGTTAAAAACTTTGAAAATGTGTATTTGAATATCGATCCTCAAATGAAAGAAATTTATCTTACAGAAAAAAATCAGCAAATTAAAAACATAAAATTAGAATTAGAAAATACACAATACGAATATGAAACTGTTAAAATTTTATCTCCAAATTCGCCAAAAGCTATTGAATTAAAAACAAAGATAGATGTGTTAAAAGCACAATTAGAAAAGAAATTAAATGTGATTATTAATAATAAAGATATTTATCTTAGTTCTATATCGCCCGATTTATTAAGTCAGTATAAGGAATTAAAGTATTCATATGAGGTATTGGATACAAGATATCAGATGCTTAAAAACCTTGAAAAAGACTTGAGCAAAAAAATTATAGATCAATCTCCTGTTATGTATGAATATTTAAAATTAAAAAAAGAACAAAAGATTTTAGAGGAAAAATATGAAATTATAAAAAATACTATTGAACAAATTACTATTAACAACCTTTTAAATACAGAAAAAATTAAAATCATAAATGCATCATTTACTCCAACAAGAGCCATTTTTCCATCTTTTAAAATGTTTTTTGTTGGTGGATTTTTATTTGCATTTTTTATTGGGTCCATTGTTGCTTTAAGATTTGAATTGAAGGATAATAAAATTCATTCACTAAAGGATTTTGAATATAATTTTAAAAGTCCTGAAGTTGTAATAAATAGCCAAAAAGATATACATGATATTTCTAAGTATATTTATGGATTAAATAAAAATAATATTTTAATTTTAAATACGATAACTAAAAAAGATATACTTGAAAAAATTGAAAATATGTTGAATGAAGAACTTAAAATTTTAGACTATAATTTTATTTCTATTTCTAATCTTGATATTTCAAAAATTAAAGAATTAGAAAAAAAGATAAATTCCGAAAATAATATTGTTTTCTTAAAAGAATTTGATAAGAATGATCTTGCTATTTTAAGTAACAAAATTGATTTTGTTATTACTATTGTTTCAGAGAAATATTCTGTTATTAAAAATACTGATATTGCAGAAAACTCTATTATCTTTTTTAAGAAAGGTATATTAAAATGA
- a CDS encoding glycosyltransferase: MKGLYITKEDILNPEMNGVFRKIYGQISAFKKSEINIDFVYFKGSKMVINNDSKKSYSSKFKRNLSMFSDILKFTDITNYDFLYIRYPFSTKDFISFLKKIKSYNLKVFVEIPTFPYDDEIHNFKQKLKLYNDKIYRNFLKKFVDYIVTYSEHDEILGIKTIKIVNGIDVDKIPVRSPLPKNKNRIDLIGVANVSKWHGYDRLIKGLEEYYKNKYEKEVYFHIVGEGPELENLKLLTQNLKLDKFVIFHGFKTGKDLDELFNLADVGIGSLGMYRIGLKKGAILKLREYCSRGLPFIYGYDDSDFDSFKYAFKVPNNSSIIHINEIIDFYEKFKDRDYINEIRKYAEKNLSWAVKLKPIIEKLSIGDFL; the protein is encoded by the coding sequence ATGAAAGGACTTTATATTACTAAAGAGGATATTTTAAATCCTGAAATGAATGGTGTATTTAGAAAAATCTATGGTCAAATTTCTGCATTTAAAAAATCAGAAATTAATATTGATTTTGTTTATTTTAAAGGTAGTAAAATGGTTATAAACAATGATTCAAAAAAATCTTATTCTTCTAAATTCAAAAGGAATTTATCTATGTTCTCTGATATATTAAAGTTTACAGATATAACAAATTATGATTTTTTATATATACGATATCCTTTTTCTACTAAAGATTTCATCTCTTTTTTAAAAAAAATAAAAAGCTATAATTTAAAGGTTTTTGTTGAAATCCCAACTTTTCCATATGATGATGAAATCCATAATTTTAAACAAAAATTAAAATTATATAATGATAAAATTTATAGAAATTTCCTCAAGAAATTTGTTGATTATATTGTTACTTATTCAGAACACGATGAAATTTTGGGAATAAAAACTATAAAAATTGTTAATGGAATAGATGTTGATAAAATTCCCGTTAGAAGCCCGCTACCTAAAAATAAAAATAGAATTGATTTAATCGGTGTGGCAAATGTTAGCAAATGGCATGGCTACGATAGATTAATTAAAGGATTAGAAGAATATTATAAAAACAAATATGAAAAAGAGGTTTATTTTCATATCGTTGGTGAAGGGCCTGAATTGGAAAATCTAAAATTATTAACTCAAAATTTAAAATTAGATAAATTTGTTATTTTCCACGGTTTTAAAACCGGAAAAGATTTAGATGAATTATTTAATTTAGCTGATGTTGGAATTGGGAGTCTAGGAATGTATAGAATAGGATTAAAAAAAGGGGCTATTTTAAAATTAAGAGAATATTGTTCAAGAGGTTTGCCTTTTATTTATGGATATGATGATTCAGATTTTGATAGTTTTAAATATGCATTTAAAGTTCCAAATAATAGTTCTATTATACATATCAATGAGATTATTGATTTTTACGAAAAATTTAAAGATAGAGATTACATAAATGAGATACGAAAATATGCAGAAAAGAATTTGAGCTGGGCAGTGAAGTTAAAACCTATCATAGAAAAATTATCTATAGGTGATTTTTTATGA
- a CDS encoding DUF7033 domain-containing protein: MNLNIQDIKIYVERFLNSIFKGEIKINVVNDYYVLNNILDFRIYKFWEKSDEELLNDFEDCSFKNDYIGTIFFFLSGYWEYIHNDKKDQYGRFIYNESFQYKKNIIEVPIVDILVDNIKEELNLEYKANKSLLFLTHDVDHLSFLKQKIFYRKLFGDIIKRRNFKDALDKILRKIKNNDPYDLKYLLFTHKKLNIKGTFFFLPKKQEKNIDGGYNLLKNQEYLKRIFNEIIKSNGNIGIHYDAKYLMNKDMKKDISDIKSIFNVNIFSGRAHYLIFDITKTFDILEKSGIILDTTGGYAENIGFRFGTSKPFKPYNFNEKREYNLIEVPLIVMEGTLQNKNYMNLTPDDGFNKIKKMIDKIEKYNGIFTFLWHNSSFYTIDWKDWEWIYVESVKYALNKGFLSVNAQDILNIWSENDE; the protein is encoded by the coding sequence ATGAATTTAAATATTCAGGATATTAAAATTTATGTAGAAAGATTTTTAAACAGCATTTTCAAAGGAGAAATAAAAATAAATGTTGTAAACGATTATTATGTATTAAATAATATATTAGATTTTAGAATTTATAAATTCTGGGAAAAATCCGATGAAGAACTATTAAATGACTTTGAAGATTGTTCCTTTAAGAATGATTATATTGGAACAATATTTTTCTTTTTATCTGGATATTGGGAATATATTCATAATGATAAAAAGGATCAATATGGAAGATTTATTTATAATGAAAGCTTTCAATATAAAAAGAATATTATCGAAGTACCTATTGTTGATATTCTTGTTGATAATATAAAAGAAGAATTAAACCTGGAATATAAAGCAAATAAATCTTTACTTTTTTTGACACATGATGTAGATCATTTATCTTTTTTAAAACAAAAGATTTTTTATAGAAAGTTATTTGGAGATATTATAAAACGAAGAAATTTCAAAGATGCTCTGGATAAAATTTTAAGAAAAATTAAAAATAATGATCCTTACGATTTAAAATATCTATTATTTACACATAAAAAATTAAATATTAAAGGTACCTTTTTTTTTCTTCCTAAAAAGCAAGAAAAAAATATTGATGGTGGCTATAATTTATTGAAAAATCAGGAATACTTAAAAAGAATATTTAATGAAATAATTAAGAGTAATGGAAATATCGGTATACACTATGATGCTAAATATCTAATGAATAAAGACATGAAAAAAGATATATCTGATATAAAAAGTATTTTTAATGTAAATATTTTTTCTGGAAGAGCACATTATTTGATTTTTGATATAACAAAAACTTTTGATATTTTAGAAAAATCTGGAATTATATTAGATACAACAGGTGGTTATGCAGAAAATATTGGTTTTAGATTTGGGACATCGAAACCTTTTAAACCTTATAATTTTAATGAAAAACGAGAATATAATTTAATCGAAGTTCCTTTAATTGTTATGGAAGGAACTTTGCAAAATAAAAATTATATGAATTTAACTCCCGATGATGGATTTAATAAAATAAAAAAGATGATTGATAAAATTGAAAAATACAACGGAATTTTTACTTTTTTATGGCATAATTCGTCTTTTTATACCATTGATTGGAAAGACTGGGAATGGATATATGTAGAAAGCGTTAAATACGCACTAAATAAAGGCTTTTTAAGCGTTAACGCTCAGGATATTTTAAATATATGGAGTGAAAATGATGAGTAA
- a CDS encoding GNAT family N-acetyltransferase, translated as MSNKDLYKNFCEKEPIPVFSQYWWLDAVCGENNWDVILVEKGGEIWASMPFFKKKKLFFSLLSMPPLTQKLGPYIRYPKNQGYYKKLSWEKEIMNELISKLPKFDKFYQKWDYKYQNWLPFYWKGFKQTTLYTYVIKKGKSIDDIYNNFHSSVKRRLKKAEKLNLKVIESDDYKSFYDINKRTFERKNQRIQHSLDLVEKIFFAAKKHNSLKLYFAVDQYDEIYAAGFFVYDKDSVYYLLGGINPEKKDSGAMNLVIYEGIKFAIENNLNFDFEGSMVEPIEKYFRSFGAVQKRYFLIFATNNKLLKIFTKL; from the coding sequence ATGAGTAATAAAGATTTATATAAAAACTTTTGTGAAAAAGAACCTATTCCTGTATTTAGCCAATATTGGTGGTTAGATGCTGTTTGTGGAGAAAATAATTGGGATGTTATTCTGGTAGAAAAAGGTGGAGAAATATGGGCAAGTATGCCTTTTTTTAAAAAGAAAAAATTGTTTTTTTCGCTTCTTTCTATGCCACCTTTAACACAAAAATTAGGTCCTTATATAAGATACCCAAAAAACCAGGGATATTATAAAAAACTTTCATGGGAAAAAGAGATTATGAATGAATTAATTTCAAAATTACCAAAATTTGATAAGTTTTATCAAAAGTGGGATTATAAATATCAAAATTGGTTACCTTTTTATTGGAAAGGATTTAAACAAACAACACTATATACTTATGTAATAAAAAAAGGAAAGTCTATAGATGATATTTATAATAATTTTCATTCTTCAGTAAAACGTAGATTGAAAAAAGCTGAAAAGTTAAATTTGAAAGTTATAGAAAGTGATGATTATAAGTCATTTTATGATATAAATAAAAGAACTTTTGAGCGAAAAAATCAAAGAATTCAGCATTCATTAGATTTAGTTGAAAAAATCTTTTTTGCGGCTAAAAAACATAATTCTTTAAAACTTTACTTTGCTGTTGATCAATATGATGAAATATATGCTGCTGGCTTTTTTGTATATGATAAAGATAGTGTTTATTATTTATTAGGAGGTATAAATCCCGAAAAAAAGGATTCTGGAGCAATGAATTTGGTAATATATGAAGGAATAAAATTTGCTATTGAAAATAATTTGAATTTTGATTTTGAGGGAAGTATGGTAGAACCTATAGAAAAATATTTTAGAAGTTTTGGGGCTGTTCAAAAGAGGTATTTTTTAATATTTGCTACCAATAATAAATTGCTTAAAATTTTTACAAAATTATAA
- a CDS encoding glycosyltransferase, producing MNRRKLFLFTNKFPYDKDEEFLETEIPILANYFDIIIVPRYPLGNIRPIPENVEIDNFFIDYLSNRKISILGLTRFHKFIKEFINSKKIISYKSLEYFGMEFLLKKWYKKYSIDSTVIFYSYWLASQAYGLTQLNKNSNYKHIVISRTHRWDLYEDANIYHYLPLRKEILKDIDKVFCISDDGKNYLTKKYPEYSDKFEVSRLGVLPQTNLNKGSKDDMFRIVTCSDLVPFKRVHLVVEALSILGKKVNKRILWSHIGKGPLKEEIEELANKLLSKTNIEYKFLGYLKNKDVLNFYANNPIDLFINVSESEGLPVSIMEALSFGIPVMATNVGGTRELVDENIGKLLPSDLTANILADHIEQFINLSEKDKLFKRKNALKRWNEKVNALKNYEDFSKRILKLLNNKKYH from the coding sequence ATGAATCGCAGAAAACTTTTTTTATTTACCAATAAATTTCCATATGATAAAGATGAGGAATTTTTAGAAACAGAAATCCCTATTCTGGCCAATTATTTTGATATAATTATTGTTCCAAGATATCCACTTGGAAATATTCGTCCTATTCCTGAAAATGTTGAAATTGATAATTTTTTTATAGACTATTTGAGTAATCGAAAAATTTCCATATTAGGATTGACCAGATTTCATAAGTTTATAAAGGAATTCATCAATTCTAAAAAAATTATTTCATATAAAAGCTTAGAATATTTTGGAATGGAATTTTTATTAAAAAAATGGTATAAAAAATACTCTATCGATTCAACTGTTATTTTTTACTCATATTGGCTGGCTTCTCAAGCATATGGTTTAACTCAATTAAATAAAAATTCAAATTATAAACATATTGTAATTTCCAGAACTCATCGATGGGACTTATATGAAGACGCAAATATATACCATTATTTGCCATTAAGAAAGGAAATTTTAAAAGATATTGATAAAGTTTTTTGTATTTCTGATGATGGAAAAAATTATTTAACAAAAAAATATCCAGAATATTCAGATAAATTTGAAGTTTCACGTTTAGGAGTATTACCTCAAACTAATTTAAATAAAGGCAGTAAAGACGATATGTTCAGAATAGTTACCTGTTCTGATCTGGTCCCTTTTAAAAGAGTTCATCTTGTTGTTGAAGCATTAAGCATTCTTGGTAAAAAAGTTAATAAGAGGATTTTATGGTCTCATATTGGTAAAGGTCCCTTAAAAGAAGAAATAGAAGAACTTGCAAATAAATTATTATCTAAAACCAATATCGAATATAAATTTTTAGGTTATCTAAAAAATAAAGATGTATTAAACTTTTATGCTAATAATCCTATAGATTTATTTATCAATGTTAGCGAATCTGAAGGATTACCTGTATCAATTATGGAAGCTTTGAGTTTTGGTATTCCGGTTATGGCAACAAATGTTGGAGGAACAAGAGAATTGGTCGATGAAAATATTGGAAAATTACTTCCTTCTGATTTAACTGCTAATATATTAGCTGACCATATCGAACAATTTATAAACCTTTCAGAAAAAGATAAACTTTTCAAACGAAAAAATGCATTAAAAAGATGGAACGAAAAAGTCAATGCTCTTAAAAATTATGAGGATTTTTCAAAAAGAATTTTAAAATTACTTAATAATAAAAAATATCATTAA
- a CDS encoding asparagine synthase has translation MPGFFGLISNNRIIDKINITQRRNDFLKEIYKNENLYIERQTINKFLRDKPFYKGEDYVFLIEGVILNKVELINKYNLENFEKTIIEMYKRLGETFFNDFRGSFSGFFYDKKNNRYLIFTNHFGDKQIFYYTHENEFIIGSEINYIVDYLRQKNYSYNPDIESAYMLLTYGFMIEDHTLINEIKKLIAGHYIKIENGNFEIKQYYKLDNTPDKTLSENEIIENIDSLFKTAIRYEFEKDKEYNYNHIASLSGGLDSRMTVWIGTKMGYNMLNYTFSESDYLDETISKEIARDLKNEFLFKSLDNGLYLIKDNIIRKQIEINSGNVLYAGNAHAKSFADIFNFSNFGVVHTGQLGDVIIGSYMKKAVYNKEFNIVTGAYSEKLSEKIKNIKLKFDYPNEEIFKLYNRGFNGILLGNLPFQEYTEVISPFLYKEFIDYCLKIPLDLRVNHKIYFKWILKKHPQAAKYKWEAIGAKINIPQIKVLGRQIAITQIPHKIIRKILNKKTIMTRHHMNPLEYWYKNNHMLKSFFEKTFNEKIKNFDISKELKTDVQNMFESGKVIEKTQVLTLLEAYDYFWGEYQNE, from the coding sequence ATGCCTGGTTTTTTTGGTTTAATATCAAATAATAGAATTATAGATAAAATTAATATAACGCAAAGAAGAAATGATTTTCTCAAAGAAATATATAAAAATGAAAATTTATATATTGAGAGACAAACTATAAATAAGTTTTTAAGAGATAAACCTTTTTATAAAGGTGAAGATTATGTTTTTTTGATTGAAGGAGTAATTTTAAATAAGGTTGAGTTAATTAATAAATATAACTTAGAGAATTTTGAAAAAACTATTATAGAAATGTATAAAAGGTTAGGAGAAACTTTTTTTAATGATTTTCGCGGTAGTTTCTCCGGATTTTTTTATGATAAAAAGAATAATAGATATCTAATTTTTACAAATCATTTTGGAGATAAACAGATATTTTATTATACACATGAAAATGAATTTATTATAGGTTCTGAGATTAATTATATTGTTGATTATTTAAGACAAAAAAACTATTCCTATAATCCCGACATTGAGTCTGCATATATGCTTTTAACTTATGGCTTTATGATAGAGGATCATACTCTTATTAATGAAATAAAAAAATTAATTGCCGGACATTATATTAAAATTGAGAATGGAAATTTTGAAATAAAACAGTATTATAAATTGGATAATACTCCTGATAAAACTTTATCAGAAAATGAGATAATAGAAAATATAGACTCTTTATTCAAAACTGCAATAAGATATGAATTTGAAAAGGATAAAGAATATAATTATAATCACATTGCAAGTTTAAGCGGTGGTCTGGATTCACGAATGACAGTCTGGATTGGAACAAAAATGGGATATAATATGCTTAATTATACTTTCTCGGAATCTGATTATCTAGATGAAACTATTTCAAAGGAAATAGCAAGAGATTTAAAAAATGAGTTTTTGTTTAAATCTCTCGATAACGGATTATATCTTATAAAAGATAATATAATAAGAAAACAAATCGAAATTAATTCTGGAAATGTGTTGTATGCTGGAAATGCTCATGCTAAATCATTTGCTGATATTTTTAATTTTTCTAATTTTGGTGTTGTTCATACCGGGCAATTAGGTGATGTAATAATTGGAAGTTATATGAAAAAAGCTGTTTATAATAAAGAATTTAATATAGTAACCGGTGCCTATTCTGAAAAATTAAGCGAAAAGATTAAAAATATAAAATTGAAATTTGATTATCCAAATGAAGAAATTTTTAAATTATATAATAGAGGTTTTAATGGTATCCTTCTGGGAAATCTTCCTTTTCAAGAATATACTGAAGTAATTTCTCCATTTTTATATAAAGAATTCATTGATTATTGTTTAAAAATCCCTCTTGATTTAAGAGTTAATCATAAAATTTATTTTAAATGGATACTAAAAAAGCATCCACAAGCTGCAAAATATAAGTGGGAAGCTATTGGAGCAAAAATAAATATACCTCAAATAAAGGTTTTAGGTAGACAAATCGCTATTACACAAATTCCTCATAAAATTATAAGGAAAATCTTAAATAAAAAAACTATAATGACAAGACATCATATGAATCCTTTGGAATACTGGTATAAAAATAATCATATGTTAAAAAGTTTTTTTGAAAAAACATTTAATGAAAAAATTAAAAACTTCGATATTTCAAAAGAATTAAAAACAGATGTTCAAAATATGTTTGAAAGTGGAAAAGTTATTGAGAAAACTCAGGTATTAACTTTATTAGAAGCTTATGATTATTTTTGGGGAGAATATCAAAATGAATAA
- a CDS encoding oligosaccharide flippase family protein: protein MNKAFINKLSKKGFFHIFFSNVFNKIIQFLTSIVIVKFLTKEEYGIFSYAMNILSLFLILNGLGVTSGFLQFGSESYKDKNLQKSYFKYALTVGILFNFLISFAIFIYSQFFSLPIKGSIVVLKYMSLIPIITIIYELIQTYYRVNLRNKIYSYTYSLNTFLYFILSIIGAYYLKINGIILGRYFAYIIAILFSIWYLKDDIRDIFYIKYPQKNLRVDFFKYSFVSSLTNSISSILYLIDTFLVGLIIKNAEITASYKAATLIPFALNFIPLSVMTFAYPYIVQNNKDKAYLKKYYFKLKKYLLLLNSLISLFLILFAPFIIKIMFRSDYTDSVLPFQILSFGYFIAGSFRIPNGNFIAAIKKLKVNLIVSIISGSANIILDIILIYYYGSTGAAVATVGVFVISSLLSELYLWRYFKK from the coding sequence ATGAATAAAGCATTTATAAATAAACTTTCTAAAAAAGGTTTTTTTCATATTTTTTTCTCAAATGTTTTTAATAAGATTATTCAGTTTCTCACTTCAATTGTAATAGTAAAGTTTTTAACCAAAGAAGAATATGGTATTTTTTCATATGCGATGAATATTTTAAGCTTGTTTTTAATTTTAAATGGTTTAGGGGTAACTTCAGGTTTTTTGCAATTTGGAAGTGAATCGTATAAAGATAAAAATTTGCAGAAATCATATTTTAAATATGCTTTAACTGTAGGAATACTTTTTAATTTTCTTATCTCTTTTGCTATTTTTATATATTCACAATTTTTTTCATTACCAATTAAAGGCAGTATTGTTGTTTTAAAATACATGTCTCTCATACCAATAATAACTATAATATATGAATTGATACAAACATATTATAGGGTGAACTTAAGAAATAAAATATATTCTTATACATATTCTTTAAATACGTTTTTATATTTTATTCTTTCTATAATTGGAGCATATTATCTAAAGATTAATGGTATTATTCTTGGGAGATATTTTGCTTATATTATTGCAATATTATTTTCTATATGGTATTTAAAAGATGATATAAGAGATATTTTTTATATTAAATATCCACAAAAAAATTTAAGAGTTGATTTTTTTAAATACTCTTTTGTTTCTTCTTTAACGAATTCTATATCCTCTATATTATATTTAATAGATACTTTTCTTGTTGGATTAATTATTAAAAATGCTGAAATTACTGCCTCATATAAGGCGGCAACATTGATTCCTTTTGCTTTAAATTTTATTCCACTTTCTGTAATGACATTTGCATATCCTTATATTGTTCAAAATAATAAAGATAAAGCATATTTAAAGAAATATTATTTTAAATTAAAAAAATATCTGCTTTTACTTAATTCACTAATAAGTTTATTTTTGATATTATTTGCACCATTTATTATAAAAATAATGTTTAGAAGTGATTATACAGATTCTGTTTTACCGTTTCAGATATTATCTTTTGGATATTTCATAGCTGGAAGTTTTAGAATTCCAAATGGTAATTTTATTGCTGCAATAAAAAAGCTTAAAGTTAATCTAATTGTTTCCATAATTTCCGGAAGTGCTAATATTATATTGGATATTATATTAATTTATTATTATGGTTCCACAGGTGCCGCTGTTGCTACAGTTGGAGTATTTGTTATTTCTTCACTTCTTTCTGAATTATATCTATGGAGGTATTTTAAAAAATGA
- the wecB gene encoding non-hydrolyzing UDP-N-acetylglucosamine 2-epimerase: MKIISLIGARPQFIKEAVLHKELKKRGIDEILVHSGQHYDKNMSDIFFQTLNIKDPDYYLNVGSGNHGEMTGKIMIEFEKIVLKEKPDIILVYGDTNTTLAGALVASKLKIPVAHVEAGIRQEPKDMPEEINRVLTDRISNYLFCPSELAVENLKKENITSGVYFVGDIMYDLYKIMEKDFKYEIFEELKLKENDYILMTMHRDFNVDKKEKLEKILMQIEKISNEKTIVFPIHPRTRKRVKEFNFEKYLKNVILLEPIDYLNLMGLVKKSWKVITDSGGLQKEAYFAKKQAIVVMPDTGWRELIKLKWNILADENNLYEKTFEVINTAYPENVYGDGYCGEKIVEIINNL; encoded by the coding sequence ATGAAAATAATAAGCTTAATAGGAGCAAGACCACAGTTTATAAAAGAAGCTGTTTTGCATAAGGAATTGAAAAAAAGGGGAATTGATGAAATACTTGTTCATTCTGGACAGCATTATGATAAGAATATGTCTGATATATTTTTTCAAACATTGAATATTAAAGATCCTGATTATTATTTAAATGTTGGTTCTGGTAATCATGGTGAGATGACTGGAAAAATAATGATAGAATTTGAAAAGATTGTTTTGAAAGAAAAGCCTGATATAATTTTAGTATATGGAGATACAAACACAACTCTTGCTGGTGCATTAGTTGCAAGTAAATTAAAGATACCTGTAGCTCATGTAGAGGCTGGAATAAGGCAGGAACCAAAGGATATGCCAGAAGAGATAAACAGGGTATTAACAGATAGAATTTCAAATTATCTATTCTGTCCAAGTGAATTGGCTGTTGAGAATTTAAAGAAGGAAAATATAACTTCAGGTGTTTATTTTGTAGGAGATATAATGTATGATTTATATAAGATAATGGAAAAGGATTTTAAATATGAAATATTTGAAGAGTTAAAATTGAAAGAGAATGATTATATTCTTATGACAATGCACAGAGATTTTAATGTTGATAAGAAAGAAAAATTGGAAAAGATATTAATGCAGATAGAGAAAATATCAAATGAAAAAACTATTGTTTTTCCAATACATCCAAGAACAAGAAAAAGAGTAAAAGAATTTAATTTTGAAAAGTATCTAAAGAATGTTATATTGCTTGAACCAATAGATTATTTAAATTTAATGGGATTGGTAAAAAAATCATGGAAAGTGATAACAGATAGCGGCGGACTACAAAAAGAAGCATATTTTGCAAAGAAACAGGCTATTGTGGTAATGCCTGATACAGGATGGAGAGAGCTAATAAAATTAAAATGGAATATTTTAGCCGATGAAAATAATCTTTACGAAAAGACTTTTGAAGTAATAAACACAGCATATCCTGAAAATGTTTATGGCGATGGATATTGCGGAGAGAAGATTGTGGAAATTATAAATAATCTTTAA